TTCGGTCTGCTCGTCGGGGTAGCCGACCGACAATCGGACCAGGAACCGGTCGAGTTGCGCCTCGGGCAGCCGGTAGGTGCCGTCCATCTCGACCGGGTTCTGGGTCGCGACCACCAGGAACGGTCGGGGCACCGGGTGCCGGATCCCGTCGACGGTGACGGTGCGTTCCTCCATCACCTCCAGCAGCGCTGACTGGGTCTTCGGCGACGCCCGGTTGATCTCGTCGGCGATCACGATGTTGGCGAACACCGGCCCGGGATGGAACTCGAAGCCCTGGGTGGACTGGTTGAAAATGGTGACCCCGGAGACGTCGGAGGGCAGCAGGTCCGGCGTGAACTGGATCCGTCGCCAGTGCCCGTGCACGGTGGCCGCGATCGCCCGGGCCAGCGTCGTCTTGCCCACCCCGGGCACGTCCTCCAGCAGGACGTGTCCCTGGGCGAACAACGCGGTCAACGCCAGCCGTACGACCTGGGGCTTGCCCAGGACGACGGTGGATATCCCGTCGGCGAGGCGTGCGGCGATCGAGGCGAAGCCCTGCACCTCGGACGGGGTCAGGGGCGCGGTCGCTGTCACTGCGGTCGGTCTCCTCGGCGGTCGGGCAGGGCGGGTCAGCAGCTGGGCAGGACGTCGAGGTCGTCGTCGCCCGGCAGATTGAGCCAGGCCCAGGGAATGTAGTTCTGCCCCTCGTACTCGACCCGGATCCACCAAGTGCTCGCCTTGTGGCCGTTGTAGATCCAGGCGTCGACGTGTTCACCGGCTCGCCGGCACAGCGCGGTCAGCCGGGTGCCGTTGGGTACCCAGCCGACCTGCCGGTCGTTGTCCTGCTCCGGTACGGCGAAGATCTCGTTGCCGTTGCGCCCGGCCACGTCATCGTCGCAGTAGGTGCGTTGCGCGCCGTCGGGCCCGTTGACGCAGGTGGCCACGCCGATCAGGTCGGCGGTGGACCGGGAGTGCGTGGCGCTGCCGGTCCCGGCGGCGTTGGTGGCCCGTACGGTGAAGTTGTACGGCCGACCCGGGTAGAGCCCGGTGACCCGGATCGAGTCGCAGGCGCCGGCCACCGGCTGGCCGCCGTCGGCCAGTGCACTGCAGGTCACCTGGCCGCCACCGGCGTCGACGGTGAAGGTGAGGGTCACCGAGGTAGCGTCGGCGGTGGCACCGGTCACCATCACCTGGGCGACGGCGACGGTCCGGGCCGTGGTACGCGCCGCCGGCCCGTCGCCCGCCTCGTTCACCGCCAGCACGCTCACCTCGACGTTCGCTCCGTCGCCGAGGCCGGTGACAGT
The sequence above is a segment of the Solwaraspora sp. WMMD406 genome. Coding sequences within it:
- a CDS encoding MoxR family ATPase — protein: MTATAPLTPSEVQGFASIAARLADGISTVVLGKPQVVRLALTALFAQGHVLLEDVPGVGKTTLARAIAATVHGHWRRIQFTPDLLPSDVSGVTIFNQSTQGFEFHPGPVFANIVIADEINRASPKTQSALLEVMEERTVTVDGIRHPVPRPFLVVATQNPVEMDGTYRLPEAQLDRFLVRLSVGYPDEQTEIEVLRGATIRSPEALDPVTDTATVGELIRMAQRVHIADPLYGYAVRLATATRTHPQVRVGVSPRGVIALTRAACAYALTDGRGYVLPEDLKALVEPVFAHRVLLTSDARLRGASASEVLAEAVGSVPVPLPAGRPAPTSPPAPTPAPA